Below is a window of Clostridium sp. JN-1 DNA.
TCTACACTGACAAGAAACCGTAACGCAGCGCATAATCCCCATGTAACTACAATTCCAAGTATTACACCTATTGGAACCGCAGTTTTGCACCAATTAAGGGCTTCCAGTCTGACAAAACGGATAATCTGTTGTTTGCTCATTCCAATACAGCGCATCATTCCGAAAAACTTTGTCCTTTGGGCAACATTACTGTTTATACTGCTTGAAATCATCAGCACACCTGCAATCAGTATGAGAATAAATAGCACAGCTGCTGTAGAATACAGGGTTTGCGCCGCTGCACTTTCACCAAGTTTTTGTAGTGCCTGACCGCCATGCTTATTTAGTAATCTTGTTGCCTCCATTCTAACGCCCATATCTGCCATGCTGAAAACAGCCGTTACTAAAAATACAGCAAATATGATACATAGGAGCGTCATGCGGTTCTGACGTCTGTGTACCTTTGCAGAAATTGGAATAAGACTAAGATAGCTTTTCATTCCTGGCACCTCCCAAAATCGGTGAGTACGCCGTCGGACACTTGCAGTATCCGGTCTGCTGTCTGTGCAATACTTCGGCTATGAGTAATCATAATAATGGTCTGCTCATACTTCTTTGCAGCTTGTTTCAGCAAAGTTATTACTTCGCTGCTGTTCTGAGTGTCCAAATTACCCGTTGGCTCGTCGGCAAGGATAAGCGATGGCCGAGTAATCAGCGCACGTCCTATTGCCACACGCTGTTGCTGTCCACCAGATAATTGACTGGGTAAATGGCTGCGGCGTTCTTTCAGATTAAGTACCGTAAGTAATTCTTCCAGATACTTTTTGTCGGGTTTCTGGTAATCAAGCAATACGGGAAATATAATGTTTTGCTCAACAGTTAATTCTGGAATTAGATTAAAACTCTGAAAAATAAATCCAATATTCCTGCGGCGGAAGATTGTTAAGCTACTATCTTTCATTGAAAAAATATCTTTACCATCAATAAATACCTTGCCGGAAGTGGGCATATCAAGCGCACCTACCATATTCAGAAGTGTACTTTTGCCGGAGCCAGATTCTCCAACGATTGCGACAAATTCGCCTTTTGGAACGGAAAAGCTGACATCTTTTAATGCGTGTACGGCAGCTTCACCGCTGCCATAGGTTTTAGAAATTGATTTAACTTCTAGTAAATTCATAGGTTATCCACCTCTTTCTGTCTTTATATTGAAAGGTTATCACGCCAACCCTACTGTTATATGACACTCACCCTACAATTTTGTAGGAATTAAAAAGTTGATTGTAAAAGTAGTACCAATACCCAATTCGCTGTCAACCTCGATCGTTCCACTGTGTGCTTCAACAATAGCTTTCGCAAGTGGCAGTCCAAGTCCGATACCTTGCGTGTCTTTAGAAAAACGACTGCGGTAAAATCTTTTGAAAATGTGGTGTAAATCCTCTGGGTGAATACCGCTTCCGTTATCTTTTATGGTAATTTGAACAATAGACGCAAACTGCTTCCATTCAATACGGATAGCATTACCTTTTTGTGTATGGTCAAAAGCATTTTTAACAATATTGCTGATTGCTTCCATTAGCCAGTTACGGTCACACAATAAGGTAACGGTATCATTACCAGATAGATATATTTTCTTTTCCTCTTGCTCGGCACGATATGAAAAGTGTCTTTCTATACAATCCATCATTTCAGATACATTTTCCATAGTTTTTTCTATCATAATTGTTCCAGCATCAAGCTTTGTGATTTTTAAGAGATTTTGTACCAGCATTTCTATTCTGTCAAGTTCCTGCTCTGAAAGAGCAGTAAACTCCTTAATTGTAGGTAAATCTTTTGCTTCCTCTTGCATAATACCGTTATAGACATTAAGGGCGGCAAGAGGGGTTTTCAACTGATGAGAAATATTGGATATAGTATTTTTCAAAAACTTTTTTGCGTTTTCCTCGTTTTTAGCATGGGCATTCAAAATGGAAACTAAGGAATTTACTTCGTGAAATAATATGTATAGTTCGCCCTCATCATTACACTCAATACGTGCATCTTGATTTCCAGAAATATATTCTTTGATTTGAGTTACGGCATTTTCCATGATTTTATTCTGTTCTTTGAAGTACCTGTAACCCGTTGCCAATATGGAGATACTCATGCAAAAGGAACATATCAATACACATAGTGCTGCATTTTCAAATTTCAAACCTATGAAAGCAGCAGAAAGAAGGGTGAATGCAAATATGAACAGCAGTACCCAACTGAATAGCAATTTGATTTTTCTGTTTGTCAGTATTTTCATCGTACACCTCAATCAATAGTATTCCATTTATATCCCATACGCCGAACTGTCACTATTTTCTGTGGTTCGCCCGGATTATCTTCAATTTTCGTACGCAGTCTGCGTATATATACAGTAAGGGTGTTGCTATCTACATAGTTTTCGTCGCAATCCCATAGTTTGCTTAAAATCTGCTTCGGCGAAAGGACAATATCTGGATTTTCCATGAACAGGCACAACAATTTATACTCGCTTGCTGTTAAGTCAAGCTGTTCTTCATTTTTATAGACTTCTCTTTTTAACAGTTGTACTTTTATGCCATTAGAATTTAATTCAGTATCTGCTTGATTAAAATTATCACTCCTGCGAAGCAGAGCATTTATTCTTGATAGGAACACCGCCAGTTTGAAAGGCTTTGTGATATAATCGTCACCTCCTATATCCAGTCCCATGATGATATCCGTTTCCTCATCAGCCGCGGTAAGAAACATAATCGGTACCATTGATGTTTTACGGATTTTTTTGCATAAATCATAGCCAGAGCCATCGGGAAGTGACACGTCCAAAATTACTAAATCATATTTCCAATTTATCCATAATGTTTCTGCTTCAAGACTTGTACGGGCAACGTCTATTTCGTATCCTTGCTTTTTGATGGCAAAAGATAAACCACTAATTAGGCTCAAATTATCTTCAACAAAGAAAATATGTTTCATATGTTTTCACCGTCCTTTATTTTTCTACATTGATATAGTATTGCAGTTGATGAGTTTGACTTTTTTTAGCTTTGCCGTAGGGAGGTAATTACATGGGGCAGTATTATAATTCTGACGATGAAGAAGTCATCGAAGCCGGAGTTCAGAATGTCGTTAAATTTATGTAGTGGACAAAAATTATAGATAAATGTAAAAATAGCTGGTATTACTATGATGTGAAATTAGCTCAATTTACTTATAAAATTTTTTATTTTAATTAGCAGTTTTTATATCATATTTTAGAAGTTTATACTGAAGGGTTGAGCGAGGTATTTTTAGTGCTTCTGCAGCCCTTTTTATGTTGTTTTTATATTGGATCATTGCCTTTTCAATAATTTCTTTTTCATAGTTATCTACCATTTCAGTTAGTGAACTGCCAATAGGTGTAATAGTATCATTTGGTGAATCATTTGGTTCTATTTTATTTGAGAAAATTTCTTCACCCATATCAAAAACAAGATCATTAAGTGCAATATGGTTCTTGTCCTCTAACATAATACTTCTCTTTATAACATTTTCAAGCATTCTTACATTTCCAGGCCAGCTATTTTGTTCTAATCTATTAATAACTTGAGGATTTATATGCTTAAGATTATGTCCAAGTTCCTTTGAGTATTTTTCAAGAAATAAGTAAGCCAATAATGAAATATCTTCCTTTCTATGCCTTAATGGGGGTATAGATATCATGCAGGTACTAATTCTATAAAAAAGATCTCGCCTTAAGGCACCTTTTTCAATTGCTTCCTCTGGGGATTGGTTCATTGCTGCAATTATTCTTACATCTACATGAATTTGTTGATTGCTTCCAAGCCTTAAGAATGTACCATCTTGAAGTACACGAAGTAACTTTGGCTGAATATTCATAGGCATTGAATTTAACTCATCTAGAAATAAAGTTCCTCCATCAGCAATTTCAAAAAGCCCCTTACGCTTTTCAGCACCTGTAAATGCACCTTTTTCAGTTCCAAAAAGCATACTTTCAAGTAAGGTATCTGGAATTCCTGCACAATTTAAAGTAACAAATGGTTTGTTTGCCCGTTTACTTTTTTTATGAGCTCTTTTAGAAAATAGCTCTTTTCCAGTGCCAGTTTCCCCATAGATGAGAATTGGGAAATCAGTTTGTGAATATATATCAAGCTTATTTATTTGTGAAATCATTTTCTCATTTCTTGTTAGAATCTCATCTTGACCTTCTAGTTGGTTTGGATTTTCTTCATAATGTGTATATAATTTTGCAGATAAGTCAAGTACAGTATCTGTTAACTGTTTTATTTGACTTATATCTCTGCCAATTTCTATAGCTCCTATTATATTTTTATTCTCATCATATAAAGGAAGGGTTGTATGCATATAGTCAACAGTTTTTCCTGTTTTAGTTATATATATCTGATGTTTATCAATAAATCTTTCTCCGTGTTTTAGGGATCTTAACATAGTACTAGTTTCTTCTGTAAGATTTTTATATGAATCTAGAATGTATTTTCCCAAATTATCCTTAACGGAGGATTTGTCAATTTCGGCATCATAAATATTATAATATATATATTTACCTTCTTTATCTATTACTGCAACTGGGTATCTTAAAACTTCGAAAAAATCACTAAATAAATTAACCGCATTTTTTAAATTATCGTTCATTATATATCCTCCAAAGTTTTATATACTAATATTTCTCTTATAATATTTAATTTTACCATATTTTTTACATCATATCATCATTTGTACGAAATCTCATCACTTTTTACAAGTTTCGAAAAACCATTTTTACGGTAACGGAAAATTGGCACAACGCAAGCCCTAAGTTTTAATACTTTGTGAATTTTTTAATTAATAGTAATGAAAAATGGTTATTTTAAAACTTTTATTTTTAAATTAACTGTTATTCATTAGTTATAAATCGAGCATTTACTAAGTTGGTATAAGTCTTGCTTTATATAATTGTAAAATACATAAAGGAGGAATTCTAAATGAGTTCAACAGAAACAGCTAAAAAAACAAGATCAGAGTTAGGTAAAATTTTTAATGAAACAAAAACCAACATCCTTCAAAAGGATAGAAGATTTACTTCAAAGAACAATCATTTACATTTTGAAGGCGTTGACCTAACAGAAGTTGGTAAAAAGTATCCAACACCATTTTATGTATACTCAGAAAAAGAAATTATAAGAAATATTGATGAAATTAAGGATGCTTTTAAATCACATCCAAATACAAAGATATTCTATGCATCTAAAGCTTGTTCAGTTATGAAAGTTTTAAGAATAGTAAAAGAAAGCGGTATATGTGCAGAAGCTAACTCAATCTATGAAGTAAAAAAATGTCTTGAGATTGGATTTAGTGGAAACCAGATAGTTTTCAATGGAGTTGTTAAGAAAAAAGAAGACTTAGAATATGCAATTAAAAATGACTTATATTTAATTAATGTAGATAGCTTCTTTGAACTTGAACTTATTGAAGAAATAACAAATAGACTGAAAAAGGTTGCAAATGTTTGTGTAAGAATAGAACCAAATGTTTCTTCACCAACACATCCAGGACTTATTACAGCATATCATGCAAAATCAGGAATAGATCTTCAAGATGCAGAGAAGATGTGCAAGAAAATACTTAAAATGGAATATGTACATTTAAAAGGTCTTCATATGCATGTAGGTGATCAAGTTCCAACAGCAGAGCCATTTGAACTTGCAACAGCTATTATGGTAAAGGAGGCTGCAAGGCTTGAAAAGGTTCTCGGAATTAAATTTGAACTTATTAACGTTGGCGGTGGGATTCCTGTTCCATATAAATATGGAAATGGAGATGCACTTGAGGATTATCTTTATGGAGGCATAGATTCATATGACTTTGCTAATGTAATAATTAAGGAAGTTCACAAATGGAGAAAAGACATCGAAATATGTATTGAACCAGGTCGTAAGGTAGTAAGCAGCGCAGGAGTTTTGTTAACTACACTTAGCTGTGAAAAGACAAAAACTAATTATGATGAAAACAACAATGTTCAAGATATTGTAAATTGGAAGTTTGTAGATGTAGGTTATAGTATATTATCAGATAGCCTTCACTTTGACTGGTATTTCAATCTATTTAATGCAAGTAACATAGATACAGAATATAATGATTGGTTTAAAGTTGCAGGTCCTCTATGTGATGGAGGAGATTATTTCCATCAAGGTGTTGACGGCGAATTTTATCCGCTTCCAAAGGATACTAAGTTTGGTGATGTTTTAGCATTTATTGATGCAGGTGCATATGTTATTGAAAGCCAAACAGTATATAATAATAGACCACGTACAGCAGTTGCCCTTATCAATAAAGAAGGTCAAGTTGAATTAATTAGACGTGAAGATAATTATGCTGACTTAGTTGGATACGATATTTATTAATTAAAAGGGAGTGTACGTTATGAGTGATAACGATAAAAAGCTAGGTGTAAAGGATATTCTTTTACTTAATGTAGCAGCAATACTTAGTATAAGACAGATACCTAATGTTGCACCATATGGAGCAGCATCAGTAATGCTTTGGCTATTAGCAGCTATATTTATGTTTATTCCTTTAGCAATGGTTTGTGGAGAACTTTCTACAGGCTGGCCAGAAGAGGGAGGACTCTTTGTATGGATAAGGGAAGCTATGGGAGAAAGAATAGGGTGGATAAACGTATTTTTATATCTATGTTCATGTATAGTTTTCTTCCCATTGATGCTTCAATTTTTAACAACAACTGTAGGATACACAATCAATGCCTCTTTAGCAGAAAATAAGGTTTACATTGGAGTTACCTCTATTATAATTATGTGGATATTAACTATGTTAAATATTAAAGGTATGGATTGGACAAAAAAGATAAATAACTTTGGAGCAATATTTGGTGTTTTTGTCCCAGCTGGTGTGCTTATTATTCTTGCATTATATTGGCTTGCAACTGGACATCCTATGGCAACAGATTATTCTGCAGCAAAAAATTGGATACCAAACTTATCAAAATGGGATAATATCGTATTCTTATCTTCAATGATGTTTGCATTTGCAGGAATGGAAGTTGCTCCAATGATTGCTGGACATGCTAAGAATCCGCAAAAAGATTTTCCAAGAGCTATTTTTCTATCAGCACTAGCCATTGTTGGAATTTATATAATAGGTACAATTTCAATGAATACTTTGTTTCCAGCAGCAGATTCAAATATAGTTGCAGGAATTATGCAGGCTATGAGTGCTGCTTCGGTTAATCTTCATATGCCATGGTTACTTCCGGTTATGGGAATACTTATTGCATTTGGAGCATTGGCACAGGTAAATTCCTGGCTTGTTGGACCAATCTATATGCTTAATGTAGCCAGCGGAAAAAATAATATACTTGGTAAAAAAATAAGTGAAGTAGACCCTAAAACAGGTGCACCCAAATATGCATTATATGTACAGGCCGTTTTAGTATCAATATTCTGTCTTTCAACATTTATATCTCCAAGTGCTGAAGCAGCCTACTGGACACTTACAGCTTTAACAACATTAGTTTACTTTATACCTTATCTTTTCATGTTTGCGTCATACTTAGTATTAAGAAAGAAAAGACCAGAAGTAAATCGTACATTTAAAATACCGGGAAAGGTTTTACCAATTGTCCTTCCTATATTTGGATTTGCTTCTACTTTATTTGCAATTGCCTTACTTTTCATTCCACCTTCACAAATAAACACAGGAAGTCTTTTCGTATTTGAATTAAAGGTAGCTGGTGGTGGAATAGTAGCTGCTATAGCTGCAGATTTATTGTATAAAAAAGCTAAGAAAAATAATGAAAAAGTACAAATTCAATAGGAGATGAGTTATGTGAGTTATCCAAGACTTGAAATAAATTTAAGAAAACTTAAATACAATGCAAAGGTAGAAGTGGAAAGCCTAAAAAAAATAGGCATTGATGTAATGGGTGTTAACAAGGTTTTTGATGGTGCTCCTGAAACAGCCAATGCTATTTTTGAAGGAGGAA
It encodes the following:
- a CDS encoding ABC transporter ATP-binding protein, with translation MNLLEVKSISKTYGSGEAAVHALKDVSFSVPKGEFVAIVGESGSGKSTLLNMVGALDMPTSGKVFIDGKDIFSMKDSSLTIFRRRNIGFIFQSFNLIPELTVEQNIIFPVLLDYQKPDKKYLEELLTVLNLKERRSHLPSQLSGGQQQRVAIGRALITRPSLILADEPTGNLDTQNSSEVITLLKQAAKKYEQTIIMITHSRSIAQTADRILQVSDGVLTDFGRCQE
- a CDS encoding HAMP domain-containing sensor histidine kinase: MKILTNRKIKLLFSWVLLFIFAFTLLSAAFIGLKFENAALCVLICSFCMSISILATGYRYFKEQNKIMENAVTQIKEYISGNQDARIECNDEGELYILFHEVNSLVSILNAHAKNEENAKKFLKNTISNISHQLKTPLAALNVYNGIMQEEAKDLPTIKEFTALSEQELDRIEMLVQNLLKITKLDAGTIMIEKTMENVSEMMDCIERHFSYRAEQEEKKIYLSGNDTVTLLCDRNWLMEAISNIVKNAFDHTQKGNAIRIEWKQFASIVQITIKDNGSGIHPEDLHHIFKRFYRSRFSKDTQGIGLGLPLAKAIVEAHSGTIEVDSELGIGTTFTINFLIPTKL
- a CDS encoding response regulator transcription factor, which translates into the protein MKHIFFVEDNLSLISGLSFAIKKQGYEIDVARTSLEAETLWINWKYDLVILDVSLPDGSGYDLCKKIRKTSMVPIMFLTAADEETDIIMGLDIGGDDYITKPFKLAVFLSRINALLRRSDNFNQADTELNSNGIKVQLLKREVYKNEEQLDLTASEYKLLCLFMENPDIVLSPKQILSKLWDCDENYVDSNTLTVYIRRLRTKIEDNPGEPQKIVTVRRMGYKWNTID
- a CDS encoding sigma 54-interacting transcriptional regulator, which gives rise to MNDNLKNAVNLFSDFFEVLRYPVAVIDKEGKYIYYNIYDAEIDKSSVKDNLGKYILDSYKNLTEETSTMLRSLKHGERFIDKHQIYITKTGKTVDYMHTTLPLYDENKNIIGAIEIGRDISQIKQLTDTVLDLSAKLYTHYEENPNQLEGQDEILTRNEKMISQINKLDIYSQTDFPILIYGETGTGKELFSKRAHKKSKRANKPFVTLNCAGIPDTLLESMLFGTEKGAFTGAEKRKGLFEIADGGTLFLDELNSMPMNIQPKLLRVLQDGTFLRLGSNQQIHVDVRIIAAMNQSPEEAIEKGALRRDLFYRISTCMISIPPLRHRKEDISLLAYLFLEKYSKELGHNLKHINPQVINRLEQNSWPGNVRMLENVIKRSIMLEDKNHIALNDLVFDMGEEIFSNKIEPNDSPNDTITPIGSSLTEMVDNYEKEIIEKAMIQYKNNIKRAAEALKIPRSTLQYKLLKYDIKTAN
- a CDS encoding alanine racemase, with amino-acid sequence MSSTETAKKTRSELGKIFNETKTNILQKDRRFTSKNNHLHFEGVDLTEVGKKYPTPFYVYSEKEIIRNIDEIKDAFKSHPNTKIFYASKACSVMKVLRIVKESGICAEANSIYEVKKCLEIGFSGNQIVFNGVVKKKEDLEYAIKNDLYLINVDSFFELELIEEITNRLKKVANVCVRIEPNVSSPTHPGLITAYHAKSGIDLQDAEKMCKKILKMEYVHLKGLHMHVGDQVPTAEPFELATAIMVKEAARLEKVLGIKFELINVGGGIPVPYKYGNGDALEDYLYGGIDSYDFANVIIKEVHKWRKDIEICIEPGRKVVSSAGVLLTTLSCEKTKTNYDENNNVQDIVNWKFVDVGYSILSDSLHFDWYFNLFNASNIDTEYNDWFKVAGPLCDGGDYFHQGVDGEFYPLPKDTKFGDVLAFIDAGAYVIESQTVYNNRPRTAVALINKEGQVELIRREDNYADLVGYDIY
- a CDS encoding APC family permease, whose protein sequence is MSDNDKKLGVKDILLLNVAAILSIRQIPNVAPYGAASVMLWLLAAIFMFIPLAMVCGELSTGWPEEGGLFVWIREAMGERIGWINVFLYLCSCIVFFPLMLQFLTTTVGYTINASLAENKVYIGVTSIIIMWILTMLNIKGMDWTKKINNFGAIFGVFVPAGVLIILALYWLATGHPMATDYSAAKNWIPNLSKWDNIVFLSSMMFAFAGMEVAPMIAGHAKNPQKDFPRAIFLSALAIVGIYIIGTISMNTLFPAADSNIVAGIMQAMSAASVNLHMPWLLPVMGILIAFGALAQVNSWLVGPIYMLNVASGKNNILGKKISEVDPKTGAPKYALYVQAVLVSIFCLSTFISPSAEAAYWTLTALTTLVYFIPYLFMFASYLVLRKKRPEVNRTFKIPGKVLPIVLPIFGFASTLFAIALLFIPPSQINTGSLFVFELKVAGGGIVAAIAADLLYKKAKKNNEKVQIQ